One Ochotona princeps isolate mOchPri1 chromosome 25, mOchPri1.hap1, whole genome shotgun sequence genomic region harbors:
- the CREB3L2 gene encoding cyclic AMP-responsive element-binding protein 3-like protein 2 → MEVLESGEQSVLQWDRKLSELSEPGDSEALMYHTHFSELLDEFSQNVLGQLLNDPFLSEKSVSMEVEPSPTSPAPLIQAEHSYSLSEEPRAQSPFAHVTNSDNFNDEEVESEKWYLSADFPAATIKTEPITDEPAPGLVPSVTLTITTISTPYEKEEPSLEMQTGVDSSCQTIIPKIKLEPHEVDQFLNFSPKEASVDHLHLPPTPPSSHSSDSEGSLSPNPRLHPFSLPQTHSPARSVPRAPSALSTSPLLTAPHKLQGSGPLVLTEEEKRTLIAEGYPIPTKLPLTKSEEKALKKIRRKIKNKISAQESRRKKKEYMDSLEKKVESCSTENLELRKKVEVLENTNRTLLQQLQKLQTLVMGKVSRTCKLAGTQTGTCLMVVVLCFAVAFGSFFQGYRPYPSATKMTLPSQHSMPEPYTASVVRSRNLLIYEEHSALEEPSSPSSAGELGGWDRGSSLLRVSGLESRADVDLPHFIISNETSLEKSVLSELQQHLVSTELEGNETLKVVQLDRRVNTTF, encoded by the exons CACTTCTCAGAACTTCTGGATGAATTTTCCCAGAACGTCTTGGGCCAGCTCCTGAATGACCCCTTCCTCTCAGAGAAGAGCGTGTCGATGGAGGTGGAGCCATCACCAACATCCCCGGCACCCCTCATCCAGGCTGAACACAGCTACTCCCTGAGTGAGGAGCCTCGGGCCCAGTCACCATTCGCTCATGTGACCAACAGTGACAACTTCAATGATG AGGAAGTGGAGAGTGAGAAATGGTACCTTTCTGCCGACTTTCCTGCAGCAACCATCAAGACAGAGCCCATCACAGATGAGCCAGCCCCAGGACTTGTCCCGTCTGTCACTCTGACCATCACAACCATCTCTACACCTTATGAAAAGGAAGAACCCTCTCTGGAAATGCAAACTGGG GTTGATTCCTCGTGCCAGACGATTATTCCTAAGATCAAGCTGGAGCCTCATGAAGTGGATCAGTTCCTCAACTTCTCTCCTAAAGAAG CCTCCGTGGACCACCTGCACTTACCACCAACCCCTCCCAGCAGTCACAGCAGTGACTCAGAGGGCAGCCTGAGCCCCAACCCACGCCTGCACCCCTTCAGCTTGCCTCAGACACACAGCCCTGCCAGATCCGTGCCCCGGGCCCCTTCTGCCCTCTCCACTTCTCCTCTCCTCACAGCTCCACAT AAGCTGCAAGGCTCAGGGCCCCTGGTCCTGACAGAAGAGGAGAAGAGGACTCTGATTGCGGAGGGCTATCCCATCCCCACCAAGCTGCCCCTGACAAAGTCAGAGGAGAAGGCCCTCAAGAAAATCCGCAGGAAAATCAAGAATAAG ATTtctgcccaggaaagcaggagaaagaagaaagaatacaTGGATAGCCTGGAGAAAAA AGTGGAATCTTGTTCAACCGAGAACCTGGAGCTTCGCAAGAAGGTGGAAGTCTTAGAGAACACCAACAG GACTCTGCTGCAACAGCTCCAGAAGCTGCAGACCTTGGTGATGGGCAAGGTTTCTCGTACCTGCAAGTTGGCTGGCACACAGACTGGCACCTGTCTCATG GTCGTAGTGTTGTGCTTTGCCGTGGCCTTcggcagcttcttccagggctaTAGGCCCTATCCTTCTGCCACCAAGATGACACTGCCCAGCCAGCATTCCATGCCGGAGCCGTACACAGCATCTGTTG TGAGATCCAGGAACCTGCTCATCTATGAAGAACATTCTGCCCTGGAGGAGCCGTCCAGCCCATCCTCAGCCGGGGAGCTGGGGGGCTGGGACAGAGGCTCCTCCCTGCTCAGGGTGTCAGGGCTGGAGTCCAGAGCCGACGTGGATCTTCCTCATTTTATTATCTCGAATGAGACCAGCCTGGAGAAGTCAGTGCTGTCGGAACTGCAGCAGCATCT AGTCAGCACCGAACTGGAGGGCAATGAAACGCTGAAAGTCGTCCAGCTGGACAGGAGAGTGAACACCACCTTCTGA